A stretch of the Bos indicus isolate NIAB-ARS_2022 breed Sahiwal x Tharparkar chromosome 13, NIAB-ARS_B.indTharparkar_mat_pri_1.0, whole genome shotgun sequence genome encodes the following:
- the SIRPB1 gene encoding signal-regulatory protein beta-1 isoform X4, which produces MTFSACYFWPPPSCLLLTLLLGLTGVAGDRELQVIQPERSVSVVAGETATLHCTVTSMSPVGPTKWFRGTGPGREFIYSQKEAPFPRVTNVSDATKRNNMDFSIRISNITPADTGIYYCVKFRKEERGDVEFKSGPGTHLTVSTKPSPPMVSGPAVRATPEQTVSFTCTSHGFSPRNISLKWFKNGNELSASQTSVDPEEDGVTYSITSTTELLLAPGDVHSQVSCEVAHVTLQGSRPLRGTASLSKTIRVPPTLEVTQQPMAGNQVNIITCLVNKFYPQQLQLTWLENGNMSRTEAASTLIENKDGTFNYMSWLLVNSSAHREAVVFTCQVEHDGQPAVTKNSTETSVPQKDQDTGGTTDEAPHFKWPRDSPGSSPPQPQAAADGQCVCHLCPQDALSLTVPPQPLQPPSLLEGPSLRE; this is translated from the exons GAGTGGCAGGTGACAGGGAGCTGCAGGTGATTCAGCCTGAGAGGTCAGTGTCAGTTGTAGCAGGAGAGACGGCCACTCTGCACTGCACCGTGACCTCCATGAGCCCTGTGGGTCCCACCAAGTGGTTCAGGGGAACTGGGCCAGGTCGGGAGTTCATCTACAGTCAAAAAGAAGCTCCTTTCCCCCGAGTAACAAATGTTTCAGATGCCACAAAGAGAAACAACATGGACTTTTCCATCCGCATCAGTAACATCACCCCAGCAGACACTggtatctactactgtgtgaaGTTCCGGAAAGAAGAACGTGGTGACGTGGAATTTAAGTCTGGACCAGGCACTCATCTCACTGTGAGCA CCAAGCCCTCTCCTCCCATGGTATCTGGCCCTGCAGTGAGGGCCACACCTGAGCAGACAGTGAGCTTCACCTGCACATCCCATGGCTTCTCCCCCAGAAACATCTCCCTGAAATGGTTCAAAAATGGCAATGAGCTCTCAGCCTCCCAGACCAGTGTGGACCCAGAGGAAGATGGCGTTACCTACAGCATCACCAGCACAACTGAGTTGCTATTGGCCCCAGGGGATGTTCACTCCCAGGTCAGCTGTGAGGTAGCCCATGTCACCCTGCAGGGGAGCCGTCCTCTCCGTGGGACTGCCAGTTTGTCTAAGACCATCCGAG TACCACCCACCTTGGAGGTTACCCAACAACCCATGGCGGGAAATCAGGTGAACATCATCACCTGCCTGGTGAACAAGTTCTACCCCCAGCAACTACAGCTGACCTGGCTGGAGAATGGAAATATGTCCCGAACAGAAGCTGCCTCGACCCTCATAGAGAACAAAGATGGGACCTTTAACTACATGAGCTGGCTCCTGGTGAACTCGTCGGCCCACAGGGAGGCTGTGGTGTTCACCTGCCAGGTGGAGCATGATGGGCAGCCAGCAGTCACCAAAAACTCCACAGAGACCTCTGTTCCCCAGAAGGACCAGGATACAGGTGGAACCACTGATGAAGCCCCCCACTTCAAATG GCCCAGAGATTCTCCTGGCAGTTCTCCTCCTCAGCCCCAAGCTGCTGCTGATGGTCAGTGTGTCTGTCATCTTTGTCCACAGGACGCGTTGAGCCTGACT GTGCCACCACAGCCTCTacagcctccttccctccttgaGGGGCCCAGCCTAAGAGAATGA